In Patescibacteria group bacterium, the sequence TTATTCAAAGTTTGCTTTCTGGTCATTGCTAGACGGACAGCTCTTAGAATCCCAAATCGCCCCAGCGTTGATTTTCTTGGTTAAGTTTCTGTTGCTTTTATTACCGGATGCTTTGAAGGAGATAGAAGGACTGCTTTAAAATTTATTCATTTATTAGTTTATTGATTTATTAATAAACTAATAAATTAATAAACGTAATAAACAAATATGTTAATAGATTGCCACGCCCACTTAAATTTTCAAGCCTACGCAAATGACAGGAACGAGGTCATCAACCGTTGCCAAAATATGAAAGTAATAAATATCGGCTCGCAGTATCCCACGAGCCGTTTAGCTTTAGAATTGGCGCGAAAAAATAAGAACATGTTTGCTTCCGTGGGTCTGCACCCGATTCATGTTGGCGGTCAGGAGTATGATGAGAATGAAGTTCGCGAGAAAGTTGAGATGAGTGATGAAGAACAACTTGTTAAAATCAAAGAATTGCTTGCAACGGATAAAGATAATCGCATTGTTGCAGTAGGGGAGACTGGTTTGGATTATTTCCATTTTGATTCAAAGAAACAAGAAAACAAGAAAACAAAAAAACAAGAGGAGGTTTTTTTAAAGCATATTGAATTGGCCAGAGGATTCAACAAACCCCTAATGTTGCATTGTCGCGGAGCTAAAGATAATCCCGAAGAAGCATATCGAGACATGTTAAAAATTATCAATTATCAATTATCCCAGCCTCAACCAAAGGCAGATGGGCATCTGGCCCAAAAGGCTGGTCTCCTCCAAAAGGGGATGGGCCCCTGGTCCAAGCCCCTGGCCGAAATTATTAATAATTATAAAATTCAAGGAATGATACACTGTTTCTCCTCGACCGTTGATATAGCCCAACGCTTCA encodes:
- a CDS encoding TatD family hydrolase is translated as MLIDCHAHLNFQAYANDRNEVINRCQNMKVINIGSQYPTSRLALELARKNKNMFASVGLHPIHVGGQEYDENEVREKVEMSDEEQLVKIKELLATDKDNRIVAVGETGLDYFHFDSKKQENKKTKKQEEVFLKHIELARGFNKPLMLHCRGAKDNPEEAYRDMLKIINYQLSQPQPKADGHLAQKAGLLQKGMGPWSKPLAEIINNYKIQGMIHCFSSTVDIAQRFINLGFYLGFTGIITFPLRRGSGSSTNAGELVNVVKQTPLNHIFTETDCPYLAPQPVRGQRNEPSYVKYIVEEIAKIKGIGYDEVITAVEENARELFGV